One Mycolicibacterium sp. ND9-15 genomic window, TGTCCTCGGCGTGGCAGCACGCGTATCGCGCCCGCGCCGGATTCGAGGCCGCGTCGGGAGCCACTCGGATGGACTCCCGCGAGCTACGTCGGTGGCTGCGTTCATACCGCACCGCGCTGAACGCCGTCACCATCTCGTGCACCGCTCTGGAGGACAACCTACCGAGTCAGCCATCCGCCACGCTGACACCGGAATTCATCGCCGCCGTGGACGACTTCGTCGACGCACTACGCGGGGCACCGCCGAATCCGGGAACACCCTGGACCGTCGACCTCGCAGCGTTGTCTGTGGCCAACCAGCAGGTGCGCGAGCGGGCAGACGGGCTCACCGACGACGACGGCGCCGCCCGGATACTGGTCGCCGAGATCGCCTCGATCACTCGCAGCCTGTCCGAGATCGGCGTCATCCGCGAACCCACTTCGGCTCAATGAACAGTCTTTCGGCCTCCACCGTCACGCCACAATCGACGATCCTCGCAGGCACGCCGCCGCCCGCGATGCGGCGGTGAACCGCATGCTCGAAGAGCATCCGACTGTTGCCGATTACGTGCGGCGCGCCATCCTGACACCTCCGACCGAGCAGATGCACTTGCTGGGATGTGCTGATCGACCTCACCCGGCGCTTCGGTGGGCGCGGACGCGCGGATGCGCGATCCCTACCCCGCGGTTCGTACGGGTGGTATGACGAAAGCATTATCGGGGGCCGCCCCGCACGGCTTCGAAGGGGGTTTGTCACGTGGTGACCGCAAAGCGTCACGGCCCGGCGTCGTTCCTCGGTGACGACGGACCACGCACCGGCGCCCGCGAAGGCGTGCGGACCCTTCATCCCGGATACTTTGCGCTGGTGATGGCGAGCGGAATCGTGTCGATCGCGATGCACAGCCACCGCGCGTACGTCCTTTCTGTTGTGCTGCTGTGGGTGGCGTGCGTTGCCTACGTCGTACTGATCGCGTTGAACCTGTTGCGCACGTTGATCTTCCGCAGTGACGTCGCTGACGACCTCGCTGATCCGCGCCGTGCATTCGGGTTGTTCACCTTTGTCGCCGCGACCGGTGTGCTCGGCACTCGACTGGCCCTGGACGGTCACTATCCGGCCGCTTTCACGCTCCTGGTGGTCGCCTCGCTGGCCTGGCTGGTCCTGGGCTACGTGGTGCCCTGGACAGCGGTGCTGGGCCGCTCCCAGCGGCCGGTACTGCAGCGCGCGAACGGTACCTGGTTCATCTGGGTGGTTGCCAGCCAGTCCATCGCGGTGCTCGCCGCCGTGTTGCAGCCCGTCGTCGCAGGCGGACATCGGGAACTGGCGTTGCTCGCCGTGTTTTCCTGGTCGGTGGGTGTGTTCCTGTACGGTGCCGCAGGGCTTTTCGTTGCCGCCCGGATGCTGCTCTACCCGTTGCGTCCGGAGGACCTGACCCCGCCCTACTGGGTGGCGATGGGTGCCACCGCGATCACCGTTGTCGCCGGCGCCCGCATCGTCGAGATGGCCGACGCGCCGATGGTCGCCGCTACCAGGGGTCTGATCGCCGGAACGTCGGTGCTGTTCTGGGCGTTCGGCACCTGGTTGATCCCACCGCTGCTTGCAGCTGGAATTTGGCGGCACGTGGTTCACCGCATTCCCCTTCGTTACGAGGCCCCACTCTGGAGCGTGGTGTTTCCGCTCGGCATGTACGGCGTGGGTGGGTTCTACCTGGGCCACGCCGACCATCTTCCGCTCGTGCAGAAGATCGGCTCCCTCGAGAGCTGGGTGGCGTTGGCGGCATGGACCGTGACCTTCGTGGCCATGCTGTACCACTTGCTGGTGACCCGCGTCATCGGCGCGCGGACCGCGCCTGCGCAGTGAACGACCCGTCCGGCCAGCGACCCGGCGCCGCACCGACGACGGAGAGATCCTCGACCGGGCAGGGCGGCTGAGGTGATCGAAGTGGGCACGAACCGGCGTCGGTGCGCCGGACGTCACATCGGCGGTTGGATCTGCATTAGATTACCTAGCTTGTCGTAGTCAATTGTCTACAAAGTGGCCTAGTCTGCCCGTATGGCAGCACGTGCGAACAGCGCCGACCCCCGCGCCGAGCGAGTGCGCACCCGGCTTCGGGAGGCGGCGTTCGCGTTGGCACACGAGCAACCGGTCGACCGGTTGACTGTCGGTGACATCGTGGCGCGTGCCGGTGTCAGCAGGCAGGTCTTCTATCAGCACTTCACCGACCGCGACGACGCCGTCGCGACCGCCGTCACCGTGGCGTTCGCCGCGGCGACCGCCGACATCGGCGGGGACGCGCGCGTACGGGTCCTGCGGTTGTTCGACTTCGTCGCCGAACATCGGGCGATGTACCGCAACGTCGTGCCCAGCACGGTGACCCAACGCGTCGTCGCCGCATTCCGTGGCGAACTGACGCCGGCGTGCGAAGAGATGGCCGCTGCCGCCATCCCCTCGGTCTCGGCGATCGCCGGTGTGGGCCCAGAAGCCGTCACCCGGTTCCTCGTCGGCGGCTTCACCGAGGTTCTGCGGTCCTGGATGGACGACCCCGACTCCACCGACCTTGCCGATCGGGTGCGGGCCGCGCTCGACACCGTCAACGCCCTACTGGGCGTTCCCGAACATTCACGAGGTTCACACCATGGGTAGACACCACGCCGCGGAGCGCTCCCCCGTGCGTGACCGCACCGCACTGCGCGTCACCGCGCTGGCGCTGCTCGGCATGATGCTGGTCGTCATCGCGATGATCGCAAGCTATTCCGGAGCATTCGCCAAACCCGAGCTGCACAATCTCTCGGTGGCCGTCGCAGGGCCGCCGCAGATGGTCGATGGTCTCCTCCATCAGGATGCGTTGACAGTCAACGAGGTTCACGATGGGGCCGCGGCGCGCCAGCAGGTCTACGAACGCAAGACCGACGCGGCGTTCGCCGTCGATCCCCGTGGTGCGATGACGATCTACATCGCGGGTGGTGGCGGCCGCAGCGTGGCGACGGCGGCGGAGAGCGTCGGTGAGGCGGTCGCGGCGAAGGCGGGTCTGCATGCGGTCGTCGAGGACGTCGCGCCCCCCTCCGCCGGCGATCCCTCGGGCACCGTGGAGTTCTATGCGGTCATCTTCGTCTCCATCGGCGCCACGGTCGCGGCCGCCGTGCTCGGCAGGTTCATGGGCACCGTCCGGCGGCCCATCAGCCTGGTGCTGCGCACCGCGACACTTGCCGGTTACTCGGCGCTGCTGGCGGGCGGTGTCACGCTCTACGTCGATGTGATCCTCGGTGCCCTGGTCGGGCACACCTGGCAGGTGTTCGGCGCGCTGTGGCTTTACTCCATGGCGGTGAGCGGTGCGATCACCGGTGTCGCCGCGGCGTTCGGCTCCACCGCCTCACTGGCACTGACGGGCTTTCTCGTGATCATCGGCAACGCCGCGGCGGCGGGTCCGGTCGGCCGTCCACTGCTGTCGGGGTTCTACTCGACCCTCAGCGCGATCGTGCCGCAGGGCGCCGGCGTTTCGCTGTTGCGCAGCGTGGTCTACTTCGACGGCAACGGGTCGCCGACACCCGTTCTCACCCTGGCGCTGTGGGGCGCCGCGGGATGCCTGCTCGCAGTCCTCGCGACCGCCGCGCGGGTGAATCACCGTGCCGTGCATGAGCGTCTCGCTCGGCGACGCGACCTATTACGACCTCGGGGCCTATCCCCGGCCGATTGAGCCACCGTCGCCGCAGGCGCAGGTGTGGTTCGACCGTGGGCTGGTGTGGTCCTACGCCGAGGCGGCGATCATCGGCCAACAGCTCGCGTTGGCCGCGGCGGGTGCCGACGTACCCATCCGCGCGCCGTGCGCCTGCCGGCTGGAGGTTTCTCGGGCTGCTGCGACTGATCCGTAGACTTCGACTGTGGCCATCAACGACGAGGATCTCGCCCGTCTCGGCCGCTGCGTGGAGTTGGCGCGAGAAGCGCTCGACCACGGCGACGAACCGTTCGGCTCCGTCCTCGTCGACGGCACCGGCCGTACGTTGCTCGAGGACCGTAACCGCGTCAAGGACGGTGACCACACCCGCCATCCGGAGTTCGCGATCGCCCGCTGGGCGGCGGCCAACATGTCCGCCGAGCAGCGCGCCGACGCGACCGTCTACACCTCCGGCGAGCACTGCCCGATGTGCGCGGCAGCCCACGCCTGGGTCGGCCTGGGACGCATCGTGTACGCCGCGTCGTCGGCGCAGCTGTCCCGGTGGCTGACCGAATGGGGTGCGCCGCCGCCGCCGGTGGCGTCACTGCCGATCACCACGGTCGCCCCCGGCGTCGTGGTCGACGGTCCGGCCACGCAGTTCGAAGAGACGATGAAGACCTTGTACGAGACGAAGTTCCGGTGACCGAACCCGCCTGGGTCGAACACGTCATCTGGTGGCACCTCTACCCGCTCGGCTTCGTCGGCGCATATCCCGCCGAGCCGCCACCGGGACCGGAGGAGCACTTGCTGCGCCGCATCGTCGACTGGCTTGATCACGCGATAGGGCTCGGCGCGTCGGGCATCGCGCTCGGGCCGGTCTTCTCCTCGCGCACCCACGGTTACGACACCACCGACCACTTCCGCATCGACCCGCGACTCGGTGACGGCGAGGACTTCGAGACCCTCGTCGGCGAGGCGCACCGCCGCGGTCTGCGAGTACTGCTCGACGGCGTGTTCAACCATGTCGGAACTGATTTCGCCAACACGTCGTGGTTTCGCAAGCGCGGCAACGAAGTCGTCACGTTCGAAGGGCACGGCGATCTGGTCGCGCTGGATCACGACAACCCGGCGGTGGTCGACTACGTCGTCGACGTCATGACGCACTGGCTGCGCCGCGGCGCCGACGGCTGGCGCCTCGACGCGGCCTATGCCGTCGCCGACCGGTTCTGGGCCCAGGTGCTGCCGCGGGTCCGCGAGCAGTTCCCCGACGCATACATTCTCGCCGAGATCATCCACGGCGACTACGCGCAGCGCGTCCGCGCGACCGGCTTCGACTCGGTGACGCAGTACGAACTGTGGAAGGCCGTCTGGAGCAGCCTCAACGACGGCAACTTCCACGAGCTGGATTGGGCGCTGGTGCGGCACAACGACTTCCTCGACACCTTCGTGCCCGCGACATTCGTCGGAAACCACGACGTCACCCGTATCGCCAGCCGACTGGACGACATCCGCCACCTGGAACACGCGTTGGTGCTGCAGATGACGACCGGTGGTACGCCCACCGTGTACGCCGGTGACGAGTTCGCCTACCGGGGAATCAAGGAGGAACGGTTCGGCGGCGACGACGCTGTGCGGCCGCAGTTCGCCACCCCTCCGGTGAGTGTCGACGAGCACGGCGACGACGTGTTCCGGCTGCACCGGTACCTGATCGGACTGCGCCGACGCCACGCGTGGCTGCACTCGGCGCGCACCTGCTCGCTGCTGCTGACCAACCGCCGGTACGTCTACCAGGTTGGCACCGGGTCCGAATCGTTGATCGTCGCGCTCAACATCGACGACGAGCCGCTGCCGATTTCGTTACCCGAACTGGGGTTCGGCCGGGGGGAAATCCTGGCAGGGTCGGGAGCGCCGCCGTCGCACGTCGTGACCATGACCGAAGCTGGACCGCACGGGTGGTTGGTCATCGCGCCGCGTTGAGGCGTTCGATCGTGAGGGGGTCCGGTTCGCCGTCGTAGTACTTCGTCAGCACTTGATCGAAGACTGCCTGAACAGCCGGGTCGTCGGAGGCTCGGCTGAACAACGTCATCGACGACCGCACCTTGAGCTTGTCCGGCCAGCCAAACAAGTCGTCGGCCGACGCCTGTGCGCTGCGCGCGACCAGGTGCGCACACTCCCCCAGTCGCGGACCCAGCACGTCGTGAGCGAGGTATGCCCGCGCCTCCTCGAGCGAGGCGATCCCGTATCGCTGCGCCGTCGCACTGTTGCCGAGTCCGCGCAACTGCGGAAAGACAAACCAGATCCAATGACTACGTTTGCGGCCGGCCCGCAGCTCGGCCAGCACGGTGTCGTACACGCGCTCCTGCGCGTCGACGAAGCGCTGCAGGTCGAACGGGTCGTGCGGAGTCGACGATTCATCACTAGCCATGTCGTCAGCCAGTTTCGCAAGCTACTCTGTGCAACTCAATGACGAATACCAACCGGCCATGGTGACGCGCCGCGTCCCCCGGCCCCGCGAGTTGGCGCCGTTGCTGCGGTTCAAGAGACCGCAACTGAACGCGACACGGCGCAAACTGGCCGCGGCCATGACGATCGACGACCTGCGACGGCTGGCCAAGCGCCGCACCCCGAAGGCGGCGTTCGACTACACCGACGGCGCGGCCGAAGAGGAACTATCGCTGGCGCGTGCCCGACAAGCGTTCCGCGACATCGAGTTTCACCCCGCCATCCTGCGCGACGTGTCGAGTGTGGACACAAGCGCGACAGTGCTCGGCGCCCGGGTCGCCCTGCCGTTCGGAATCGCGCCGACCGGCTTCACCAGGCTGATGCACACCGAGGGAGAGATCGCAGGCGCCCGTGCCGCGGCGCGTGCCGGCATCCCGTTCGCGCTGTCGACGCTGGGCACCACTTCGATCGAAGCCGTCAAGTGTGCGAACCCGCACGGAAGCAACTGGTTTCAGCTATACATGTGGAAAGACCGGGAGCGGTCGATGGCTCTCGTGGAACGGGCCGCGGCCGCGGGCTACGACGCGCTGCTCGTGACGGTCGACGTACCGGTAGCCGGTGCGCGCCTGCGCGACACCCGTAACGGGATGTCGATCCCGCCGACCCTGACGCTGCGCACCGTGCTCGACGCGGCCCTCCATCCGCGGTGGTGGTTCGACCTGCTCACCACCGAACCTCTGTCGTTCGCCTCACTGGATCGATGGCCGGGCACCGTCGCCGAATACCTCGACGCCATGTTCGACCCGACGGTGACCTTCGATGATCTCGCTTGGATCAGGCAGCAGTGGCCGAAGAAGCTGGTGGTCAAGGGAATTCAGACGCTCGACGACGCCAGGGCCGTTGTCGGCCTCGGTGTGGACGGCATCGTGCTGTCCAACCACGGAGGCCGCCAACTCGACCGCGCGCCGGTGCCGTTTCATCTGCTGCCGCGCGTCGCGACCGAACTCGGCAACACCACCGAGGTTTTGCTGGACACCGGGGTGATGTCCGGTGCCGACGTCGTCGCGGCGATCGCCCTCGGAGCGCGGTTCACGCTGGTGGGTCGTGCCTACCTCTACGGGCTGATGGCGGGCGGCGAGGCCGGCGTCGACAGGGCGATCACAATTCTTTCGGAGCAGGTCAGCCGCACAATGCGGCTACTCGGAGTGAAGTCTTTGGGCGAACTCGGTCCACGGCATGTCACTCAACTCCACCGACTGAGGCGGGGCTTGTCGGACCCCGACAGGATGTCACTCGAGTAACTCTGTTCCCACCGGCAGCAGCACAAATCCAGCTTTCGCGAGTCCTCGCTGAGTCGTAATCGTTAGCCAACCGCGACGTGCGAACCGCATGTCGAGCCGACAGTCCCGCCGCGCGGCCGTGTTTCATTACGCAGGCAAAGCAACGGCAATTGCTTGTGGAAGCGATGAAAGGTGGGTTGGTTGCCGTTATGAACATCTTGGAGAGGTGCCGAGGTACCGGTACAAAACTGTTGCGCCGAATGGCGGTGGCCGCCTTGACAGTCGCGGCGCTGCCCGGGCTGATCGGCTTCGCCGGGGGTTCGGCGACCGCGGGGGCGTTCTCCCGCCCGGGGCTGCCCGTCGAGTATCTGGATGTGTTCTCCCCGGCGATGAACCGCAACATCCGAATCCAGTTCCAGGGCGGCGGACCGCACGCCGTCTATCTGCTCGACGGTCTGCGCGCCCAGGACGACTACAACGGCTGGGACATCAACACCCCGGCCTTCGAGTGGTACTACCAGTCCGGGCTGTCGGTCGTCATGCCGGTCGGTGGGCAGTCCAGCTTCTACACCGACTGGTACCAGCCGTCTCGGGGTAACGGCCAGGACTACACGTACAAGTGGGAGACCTTCCTGACCCAGGAACTCCCGGCGTGGCTGGAAGCCAACAAGGGCGTGTCGCAGAACGGCAATGCGGTGGTGGGCATTTCGATGGCGGGCAGCACCGCGCTGACGTACTCGATCTACTACCCGCAAAAGTTCATCTACGCCGCCTCGCTCTCGGGCTTCCTCAACCCCTCCGAGGGGTGGTGGCCGATGCTGATCGGGCTGGCGATGCAGGACGCAGGCGGATACAACGCCGAGAGCATGTGGGGCCCGTCATCGGATCCGGCGTGGAAGCGCAACGACCCGATGATCAACATCAACCAGTTGGTGGCCAACAACACCCGCATCTGGATCTACTGCGGCACCGGTACGCCGTCGGACCTCGATGGCGGTACCGCCGGGCAGAACCTGATGGCAGCGCAGTTCCTGGAGGGGTTCACGCTGCGGACCAACGTCACCTTCAAGGACAGGTACGTCGCCGCGGGTGGCACCAACGGAGTGTTCAACTTCCCGGCTCAGGGCACTCACAGCTGGGGTTACTGGGGTCAGCAGCTCGAGATGATGAAGCCCGACATCCAGCGGGTGCTGGGGGCACAGGCCAGTGCCTAGGAGCGCCGCCTAGATCCACCCACACAGGAAGCCTGCCGTTTGCCCCGAACGGCAGGCTTCCTGCCGTGTGTCGTCCCCCGCGAATGAGAATCCATGGTCGCGAATCGGCGCAGACAGCAACCAGGAACGCTATTTCGCCACGAGGGTGGGGGAACAAATCAGACCGGCTAAAGGTTGAGCGCATCAGACTCACATTTTGGAGGATTGATGGCTGAAGCCAAGACAGTTCCGGTCTTGTTCCTGAGCGGGTCGATCGTGCTGCCCGGAATGGTCCTGCCCATCGAGCTCGACGAGGCCGCGCGCACGGCAGTCGACGCCGCCCAGGCCAGCGAGTCCGGCGAGCTGCTGATCGCGCCGCGGCTCGAGGACCGGTACCCGTCGCACGGTGTGCTGGCCTCGATCGTGCAGATCGGCCGCATGGTCGGCGGACCCGCCGCGGTGGTTCGTGGTGAGAGCCGTGCCCACATCGGTGCCGGCGCCACGGGACCGGGCGCCGCGCTGTGGGTGGAGGTGACCGAGGTCAAAGAGCCAGAGGCGACCGAGGAGACGGTCAAACTCGCCGCGGAATACAAGAAGCTGCTGCTTGCGATGCTGCAGCGGCGCGAAGCGTGGCAGATCATCGACTTCGTCAACCAGCTCTCCGACCCGTCGGCGCTGGCCGACACCGCGGGCTACGCCTCCTATCTCACGCAGGTCCAGAAGCGTCAACTGCTCGAAACGCCGGACGTCGCCGCGCGGTTACGTTCGCTGATCGAGTGGACGGGTGATCAGTTGGCCGAGGTCGAGGTCACCGAGAAGATCGCCGAGGACGTGCGGTCCGGCATGGAGAAACAGCAGAAGGAATTCCTGCTGCGCCAGCAACTGGCCGCGATCCGCAAGGAACTCGGCGAGGACGACGCCGACGGGTCCTCCGACGACTACCGGGCCCGTGTCGAGGCCGCCGACCTGCCCGACAAGGTCCGCGAAGCCGCGCTGCGTGAGGTCGGCAAGCTGGAACGCACCAGCGAGCAGAGCCCCGAGGTCGGCTGGATCCGCACCTGGTTGGACACCGTGCTGGACCTGCCATGGAACGCGCGCACCGAAGACTCCACCGACCTGACGGCCGCGCGGCAGATCCTCGACGCCGACCACCACGGCCTGGAGGACGTCAAGGACCGCATCGTCGAGTACCTGGCCGTGCGGGCCCGGCGAGCCCGGCGCGGTCTGGAGATCGTGGGTGGCCGCGGTTCGGGTGCGGTGATGGTGCTGGCCGGCCCGCCCGGCGTCGGCAAGACGTCGCTGGGCGAGAGCGTGGCGCGGGCGTTGGGCCGCAAGTTCGTTCGTGTCGCCCTCGGCGGCGTGCGGGATGAGGCCGAGATCCGTGGGCACCGCCGCACCTACGTCGGCGCGCTGCCGGGCCGCATCGTGCGCGCCATCGGCGAGGCGGGTTCGATGAACCCCGTCGTGCTCCTCGACGAGATCGACAAGGTCGGCTCCGACTTCCGCGGCGACCCCGCGGCGGCGCTGCTGGAGGTCCTGGACCCGGCGCAGAACCACACGTTCCGCGACCACTACCTGGACCTGGACCTCGACCTGTCCGATGTCGTGTTCCTGGCGACGGCCAACGTCATCGAGAGCATCCCGTCGGCGCTGCTGGACCGCATGGAACTGGTCGAAATCGACGGCTACACCGAGGACGACAAGGTCGCCATCGCCCGGGACTTCCTGCTGCCGCGGCAGCGGGAGCGCGCGGCGCTGACCGAGGACGATGTGACGGTGACCGAGGTCGCGCTGCGCAAGGTCGCCGCTGACTACACCCGCGAGCCGGGGGTTCGTCAGTTCGAGCGGCTGCTGGCCAAGGCACTGCGCAAGGTGACGACCAAGCTCGCCACAGAGTCGGGTCCGATCAACATCGACGAGCCGGATCTCGTTGCCTACCTGGGTCGTCCACGGTTCCTGCCAGAGTCGGCAGAACGCACGGCTGTGCCGGGTGTGGCCACCGGACTGGCGGTCACCGGCCTCGGCGGCGATGTGCTCTACATCGAGGCCGGCGCGACCGATGGTGAACCGGGGCTGCAGTTGACCGGCCAACTGGGCGACGTGATGAAGGAGTCCGCACAGATCGCACTGTCCTATGTTCGCTCGCACGCCGAGCAGTTGGGCGTCGACCCCAAGGCGCTGGACCGGCGGATCCACGTCCACGTGCCTGCGGGCGCCGTGCCGAAGGACGGTCCGTCGGCGGGTGTGACGATGGTGACCGCGCTGGTCTCGATGGCCACCGGTCGACAGGTGCGGTCGGACGTCGGCATGACCGGCGAGGTCACGCTGAACGGCCGGGTGCTGCCCATCGGCGGTGTCAAGCAGAAACTGCTGGCGGCGCAACGGGCCGGTCTGTCAACGGTTTTCATTCCCCAGCGCAACGAGGCGGATCTGGAACCCGAACATGGCGGGGTGCCAGCCGACGTCCTCGACGCACTGGAGGTCAAACTGATGACCGACGTCGCCGAGATCGTCGCGCAGGCCCTGCAACCCGCAGAGGAGGCGGCCACCGCCGCCTAACCGCAAGATTGCACTGAGTGTCGTGATCGCTGACCGGTTACGACCCTCAGCGCAACTTCGAGCGAAGGTGCGCGCGCACGTGCCGCGCTACGGTCGTCTGATGGCCTATGACGAGGACCTGGCTCACCGCATCCGCGAACTGCTCGGCGGCGAACGAGGTGTCGAGGAGACGCCGATGTTCGGCGGGTTGGCGTTCCTGATCAACGGCAACATGGCTGTGGCGGCTAGCGGGAAGGGTGGCCTGATGGTGCGGGTGCCGCCCGGCGACACCGCGAAGTTGCTGACGCGCGACCACGTCGCACCGATGACCATGGCCGGAAGGGAGACACGCGGGTGGCTGCGGGTTTCCATCGACGGGGTGAAAAGCCAACGGCAACTGCGGCGGTGGATCATCCGCGGGGTCGAGTACGCGAGGAGTTTGCCGCCGAAAGACCGCGGGTACGCCAGCCGACGTGGACGCCGCAGCATGTGAGAAGCTGGCAGCACGCCTGTTGGAACGCGCGGGCACGATTCACGTCGAAGATGCGGTTATCCGGTTGGTGGACAAGCCGATGCCATGGTTTGAGTCGCTGACGCTGTGCATGCTCTCGAGCAAACCAACCGACGCCTGGATTGCGGTGGCTGCCGCCCCGGAGTTGTTTCGCGCGGCGGTGGTGAAGGTGTCGCTCGACGACAAACTGCGTGACGCGGTTTCGGCCCGGGGCTGAGGCAGTGGTCATCCGGATCGGCACGTCGGGCTGGTCGTACGACCACTGGACGGACGTGCTGTACCCCGCGGGCACGCCGGTGGCGAAGCGGCTTTCACTCTACGTCGAGGAGTTCGACACCGTCGAGCTCAACGCCAGCTTCTACCGCTGGCCCAAAGACGCCGCGTTCGCCGGCTGGCGGCAGCGCTTACCCGACGGTTTCACGATGTCGGTCAAGGCCCAGCGCGGGCTTACGCACTACCGGAGGTTGCGGGAACCAGAACCATGGGTCGAACGGTTCGATCGGTGCTGGAACCTGTTGGCCGACCGCGGCGAGGCCCTGCTCGTGCAGTTGCATCCGGAGTTGGAACGCGACGACGCCCGCCTGGAGCACTTCCTGAAGCTGATGCCGGATCGGATCCCGGTGGCCATGGAGCTGCGGCACCCGTCGTGGGACGATCCTGCCGTATTTGCGCTGCTGGAACGCTACAAAGCGGCGTACGTCGTGATGAGCGGCGCACGGCTGCGGTGCATTCCGCGGGCGACCAGTGAGTTGGTCTACATCCGGATGCACGGCCCCGACCAGGATTCGATGTACGCGGGGTCATACCCCGACGACGAGTTGCGGTGCTGGGCCGGCCGGATCCTGTCGTGGGATCGCGAAGGCAGGCGCGTCCTGGTTTACTTCAACAACGACCTGGGCGGCCACGCCGTGCGCAACGCGCAGACACTCAAGGCGATGCTGGCGGGCTAACCGAGGCTAACCCCCGCCTCCCCCGCCCAATTGGGGTTGGGGCACGCTTAGGAACCGAAATGCGTGTCCTATGTCTGATCTCGGCCACCGCGATCCTCGCCGCTGGCTGTTCGGGTGAGCGGATCGTCACCACCGATGAGCCGCTCGAGGCAGCGCCTCCGACCTCCAGCACCTCTGCGCCGCCTCCGGCCCCGAACAGCGCCCACCTGGTCAGCGCATTCGACTATGTGGCGCATCCGGCGGGTGCGGCCACCTACTACTTCACCACCCCGAGTGGCCGGTGGGCGTGCGCGATCGTGCCGCGCGTCAAGGCCGGTTGCCAGTCAGCGACCACCCCCCTTTTCAGCATGAACATCACCGGCCAACCGCAATCGGTGCCGAACGCCGCCGGCGAGCAGGCCGCGCCGAACGCGGTCGTTATCGAGCGCGACCGTGATCCCCGCTTCGTCGCGTTGGAGCAGCCAGAGTTCGTCCTCGAGGACGCAAATGTGCTCCAATTCAACAAGATCCTCATCGCGGCCGGGTTCCG contains:
- a CDS encoding tellurite resistance/C4-dicarboxylate transporter family protein, which translates into the protein MASGIVSIAMHSHRAYVLSVVLLWVACVAYVVLIALNLLRTLIFRSDVADDLADPRRAFGLFTFVAATGVLGTRLALDGHYPAAFTLLVVASLAWLVLGYVVPWTAVLGRSQRPVLQRANGTWFIWVVASQSIAVLAAVLQPVVAGGHRELALLAVFSWSVGVFLYGAAGLFVAARMLLYPLRPEDLTPPYWVAMGATAITVVAGARIVEMADAPMVAATRGLIAGTSVLFWAFGTWLIPPLLAAGIWRHVVHRIPLRYEAPLWSVVFPLGMYGVGGFYLGHADHLPLVQKIGSLESWVALAAWTVTFVAMLYHLLVTRVIGARTAPAQ
- a CDS encoding TetR/AcrR family transcriptional regulator; this translates as MAARANSADPRAERVRTRLREAAFALAHEQPVDRLTVGDIVARAGVSRQVFYQHFTDRDDAVATAVTVAFAAATADIGGDARVRVLRLFDFVAEHRAMYRNVVPSTVTQRVVAAFRGELTPACEEMAAAAIPSVSAIAGVGPEAVTRFLVGGFTEVLRSWMDDPDSTDLADRVRAALDTVNALLGVPEHSRGSHHG
- a CDS encoding nucleoside deaminase codes for the protein MAINDEDLARLGRCVELAREALDHGDEPFGSVLVDGTGRTLLEDRNRVKDGDHTRHPEFAIARWAAANMSAEQRADATVYTSGEHCPMCAAAHAWVGLGRIVYAASSAQLSRWLTEWGAPPPPVASLPITTVAPGVVVDGPATQFEETMKTLYETKFR
- a CDS encoding alpha-amylase family glycosyl hydrolase, yielding MTEPAWVEHVIWWHLYPLGFVGAYPAEPPPGPEEHLLRRIVDWLDHAIGLGASGIALGPVFSSRTHGYDTTDHFRIDPRLGDGEDFETLVGEAHRRGLRVLLDGVFNHVGTDFANTSWFRKRGNEVVTFEGHGDLVALDHDNPAVVDYVVDVMTHWLRRGADGWRLDAAYAVADRFWAQVLPRVREQFPDAYILAEIIHGDYAQRVRATGFDSVTQYELWKAVWSSLNDGNFHELDWALVRHNDFLDTFVPATFVGNHDVTRIASRLDDIRHLEHALVLQMTTGGTPTVYAGDEFAYRGIKEERFGGDDAVRPQFATPPVSVDEHGDDVFRLHRYLIGLRRRHAWLHSARTCSLLLTNRRYVYQVGTGSESLIVALNIDDEPLPISLPELGFGRGEILAGSGAPPSHVVTMTEAGPHGWLVIAPR
- a CDS encoding DUF1810 domain-containing protein, with the protein product MASDESSTPHDPFDLQRFVDAQERVYDTVLAELRAGRKRSHWIWFVFPQLRGLGNSATAQRYGIASLEEARAYLAHDVLGPRLGECAHLVARSAQASADDLFGWPDKLKVRSSMTLFSRASDDPAVQAVFDQVLTKYYDGEPDPLTIERLNAAR
- a CDS encoding alpha-hydroxy acid oxidase, with the protein product MTRRVPRPRELAPLLRFKRPQLNATRRKLAAAMTIDDLRRLAKRRTPKAAFDYTDGAAEEELSLARARQAFRDIEFHPAILRDVSSVDTSATVLGARVALPFGIAPTGFTRLMHTEGEIAGARAAARAGIPFALSTLGTTSIEAVKCANPHGSNWFQLYMWKDRERSMALVERAAAAGYDALLVTVDVPVAGARLRDTRNGMSIPPTLTLRTVLDAALHPRWWFDLLTTEPLSFASLDRWPGTVAEYLDAMFDPTVTFDDLAWIRQQWPKKLVVKGIQTLDDARAVVGLGVDGIVLSNHGGRQLDRAPVPFHLLPRVATELGNTTEVLLDTGVMSGADVVAAIALGARFTLVGRAYLYGLMAGGEAGVDRAITILSEQVSRTMRLLGVKSLGELGPRHVTQLHRLRRGLSDPDRMSLE
- a CDS encoding esterase family protein, which codes for MNILERCRGTGTKLLRRMAVAALTVAALPGLIGFAGGSATAGAFSRPGLPVEYLDVFSPAMNRNIRIQFQGGGPHAVYLLDGLRAQDDYNGWDINTPAFEWYYQSGLSVVMPVGGQSSFYTDWYQPSRGNGQDYTYKWETFLTQELPAWLEANKGVSQNGNAVVGISMAGSTALTYSIYYPQKFIYAASLSGFLNPSEGWWPMLIGLAMQDAGGYNAESMWGPSSDPAWKRNDPMININQLVANNTRIWIYCGTGTPSDLDGGTAGQNLMAAQFLEGFTLRTNVTFKDRYVAAGGTNGVFNFPAQGTHSWGYWGQQLEMMKPDIQRVLGAQASA